From a single Streptomyces sp. NBC_01264 genomic region:
- a CDS encoding TauD/TfdA family dioxygenase: MSPGPVLTSASVPRADLCPGKPPILRVPTPDQAGLPAWAAEHRHTLHGLVTEHGAVLVRGLALCDTGQVASVFGRLTPALMTDTEAFAPRQAYAPGVYSSTAWPANQPMCMHHELSYTHSPPGLLLLACLTAPTTGGATALADSATVLEALPPELVQRFEQHGWLLTRTYNDDIGASWTEAFGTDDRAAVESYCRANAVEFAWQADGALRTRQRRPAVVRDPATGRRRWFNQIAFLNEWTLAPEVREYLVDVYGPEALPFNTFFGDGEPIGEDVVHLINTVYDEHTVREPWQSGDLMLIDNIRTAHSREPFEPPRDVLVAMAAPRPPASFPPAPAAAPEGSTR; encoded by the coding sequence ATGAGCCCCGGCCCCGTGCTCACCTCCGCGTCCGTGCCCCGAGCGGACCTGTGCCCGGGCAAGCCCCCGATCCTGCGTGTTCCGACCCCCGACCAGGCCGGTCTACCGGCCTGGGCGGCCGAGCACCGCCACACCCTGCACGGCCTCGTCACCGAGCACGGCGCCGTACTCGTCCGGGGGCTCGCCCTGTGCGACACGGGGCAGGTCGCCTCCGTCTTCGGCCGATTGACCCCCGCCCTGATGACCGACACCGAAGCCTTCGCCCCCCGTCAGGCGTACGCCCCCGGCGTGTACTCCTCCACGGCCTGGCCGGCCAACCAGCCCATGTGCATGCACCACGAGCTCAGCTACACCCACAGCCCTCCCGGTCTGCTGCTGCTCGCCTGTCTGACGGCACCCACCACGGGCGGAGCCACCGCCCTCGCGGATTCCGCCACCGTCCTGGAGGCACTGCCGCCGGAACTCGTCCAGCGGTTCGAGCAGCACGGCTGGCTGCTCACCCGCACCTACAACGACGACATCGGCGCCTCCTGGACCGAGGCGTTCGGCACCGACGACCGGGCGGCCGTCGAGAGCTACTGCCGCGCCAACGCCGTCGAGTTCGCCTGGCAAGCCGACGGCGCCTTGCGCACCCGCCAGCGCCGCCCGGCCGTGGTGCGCGACCCGGCCACCGGCAGGCGCCGCTGGTTCAACCAGATCGCGTTCCTCAACGAGTGGACGCTGGCACCCGAGGTACGGGAGTACCTCGTCGACGTCTACGGCCCCGAAGCCCTGCCGTTCAACACCTTCTTCGGAGACGGCGAACCGATCGGCGAGGACGTGGTCCACCTGATCAACACGGTCTACGACGAGCACACCGTCCGCGAGCCGTGGCAGTCGGGCGACCTGATGCTCATCGACAACATCCGCACCGCCCACAGCAGGGAACCCTTCGAGCCGCCGCGCGATGTCCTCGTCGCCATGGCCGCACCACGGCCCCCGGCCTCTTTCCCGCCCGCACCCGCCGCGGCCCCCGAAGGGAGCACCCGATGA